From a region of the Salinispira pacifica genome:
- a CDS encoding sulfurtransferase TusA family protein — MSKTDIQSNKTLELRDEVCPFTLAKSQQGLQELENGQILEVHLGNSESAANVPRSLDLEGHKVLSVDKLGRGHWKVLIEKAE; from the coding sequence ATGTCAAAGACAGATATTCAAAGCAATAAAACACTGGAACTCAGGGACGAAGTGTGTCCGTTCACCCTGGCAAAATCCCAGCAGGGTCTTCAGGAACTGGAAAACGGGCAGATTCTTGAGGTTCACCTTGGAAACAGCGAATCTGCGGCCAACGTACCCCGCAGCCTGGACCTGGAAGGACATAAAGTACTCAGTGTGGACAAACTGGGCCGGGGGCACTGGAAGGTGCTCATAGAGAAGGCGGAATAG
- a CDS encoding sulfurtransferase: MAKVHTLHLGNFRKTGMIAAAAFFLLSAVACSSPGAERTASDEILVSPQWVADFSGDITIIDAARSLEDYRAGHIPGAVQAGRSLVWAEVDGIPGMLPDPEQVARNFRDIGVSNDTPVLIYDAGHGLWASRVFWALEYLGHGNVHVLDGGLAAWQEAGLELSTQAVLPETGDFTADVQSELIADREYISSRLDDENLVVIDTRSADEYSGSDVRAEKGGHIPGSVHLEWTANQSSEGGFLDSESLKNLYETALSSEEVEAVTLCQTGVRGAHSYLALRVAGYQNVRLYDGSWADWGNHPDTAVES, encoded by the coding sequence ATGGCGAAGGTACACACATTACATTTGGGAAATTTCCGGAAAACCGGAATGATCGCTGCTGCCGCATTTTTCTTACTGAGCGCCGTGGCATGCTCCTCCCCGGGAGCAGAGCGGACGGCTTCAGATGAAATTCTTGTGAGCCCCCAATGGGTCGCAGATTTCAGCGGGGATATTACCATTATCGATGCGGCCCGGAGTCTCGAAGATTACCGGGCAGGACACATCCCGGGAGCAGTTCAGGCCGGCCGGTCTCTGGTGTGGGCTGAGGTGGACGGCATTCCCGGAATGCTGCCTGATCCTGAACAGGTCGCCAGGAATTTCAGGGATATCGGAGTATCGAATGACACGCCGGTGCTGATTTATGACGCCGGACACGGCTTGTGGGCGTCACGTGTGTTCTGGGCTCTGGAATACCTGGGCCATGGAAATGTGCACGTACTGGACGGCGGTCTTGCAGCCTGGCAGGAAGCGGGCCTCGAACTGTCCACCCAGGCAGTGCTGCCGGAAACCGGTGATTTTACCGCTGACGTTCAGAGCGAACTGATTGCAGACCGGGAGTACATCAGCAGCAGGCTGGATGATGAGAACCTGGTGGTAATCGATACCCGCAGCGCCGATGAGTACAGCGGCAGCGACGTGAGGGCGGAAAAAGGCGGCCACATCCCCGGGTCCGTTCATCTGGAGTGGACGGCAAACCAGAGCAGCGAAGGGGGATTCCTGGATTCTGAATCCCTGAAAAACCTGTATGAAACGGCATTGAGCTCAGAAGAAGTTGAGGCGGTAACTCTTTGCCAGACCGGCGTACGGGGAGCTCACAGCTACCTGGCGCTGCGGGTGGCGGGATACCAGAATGTCCGGCTCTACGACGGATCCTGGGCGGACTGGGGCAACCATCCCGACACAGCAGTGGAATCATAA
- a CDS encoding YeeE/YedE family protein, translated as MESNTLITIIAGLTLGTALGWVLQKGGFCMNTAFRSILFEKDRSLLRSWLIVLLINIPGVTLLSQIGVVTPSVAPVFWPALIIGGLIFGAGMVLAGGCASGTYYRAGRGMLGSWAALLFFLLGTEMMNGGILNPLQTALRRPRILGSLSGDGSAPTLFDLAGAETPAAQWLVVGVLLTALIIPLLRAPRQNFVIGWGWKKTGILVGVLALAVWAVSGALGRNFGLSFTQPSWAFMDVITDGDGSGVGLPLYILLGVPLGSYISAWIEGETRLSLPPGSTLVRQSAGGLLMGSGAALGGGCNIGHGISGVSALSIGSALGVLSIMAGCWVATWFVFNGSKKAAKGPQAVA; from the coding sequence ATGGAATCGAACACGCTTATCACCATTATTGCCGGGCTGACACTGGGAACGGCCCTGGGCTGGGTGCTTCAGAAAGGGGGGTTCTGCATGAATACCGCCTTCCGAAGCATTCTGTTCGAGAAAGACCGGAGTCTGCTGAGAAGCTGGCTGATTGTGCTGCTGATAAATATTCCCGGCGTGACCCTGCTTTCTCAGATCGGGGTGGTTACCCCCTCGGTGGCACCGGTCTTCTGGCCAGCTCTGATAATCGGCGGGCTGATATTCGGCGCAGGGATGGTTCTGGCAGGCGGATGCGCCAGCGGAACATATTACCGGGCGGGACGGGGCATGCTGGGTTCCTGGGCGGCTTTGCTGTTCTTTCTGCTGGGAACGGAGATGATGAACGGGGGAATACTGAATCCGCTGCAGACTGCGCTTCGCCGCCCCAGAATTCTGGGTTCTCTCAGCGGCGACGGCAGCGCTCCAACCCTCTTTGATCTTGCGGGAGCCGAGACTCCTGCCGCCCAATGGCTTGTTGTGGGAGTTCTTCTCACTGCCCTGATTATTCCGCTGTTGCGGGCGCCGCGGCAGAATTTCGTGATCGGCTGGGGCTGGAAAAAGACCGGCATCCTGGTGGGAGTTCTTGCCCTGGCAGTATGGGCGGTTTCCGGAGCCTTGGGAAGAAACTTCGGTCTTTCGTTCACCCAGCCCAGCTGGGCGTTCATGGATGTCATCACCGACGGTGACGGTTCGGGGGTTGGATTGCCCCTCTATATTCTTCTGGGCGTTCCCCTGGGCTCATACATATCAGCCTGGATCGAGGGGGAGACCCGGCTTTCCCTGCCCCCGGGATCAACCCTGGTGCGACAGAGTGCCGGAGGTCTTCTCATGGGCAGCGGGGCAGCACTGGGGGGCGGCTGCAATATCGGTCACGGTATCAGCGGTGTTTCAGCCCTGAGTATTGGCTCCGCCCTGGGTGTGCTGAGCATCATGGCAGGATGCTGGGTTGCCACCTGGTTTGTTTTCAACGGATCGAAAAAGGCCGCTAAAGGGCCACAGGCAGTCGCATAG
- a CDS encoding GtrA family protein: MDKPRYPDEPQQPVSRATVPVQFIKSLFTAWAAFFLDWLVLEILIDLTGLVPSILKPASYITALIFTFLLSKYWIFKPRGRHATATESLLYVLGAVVSLGIAAMSIHTLSERYAVLDYRLANALGMALVFVWNFFYRRVVVFPASSAPSSAGAPAAGPVAGPVTEAVGGRITGRETAAGDTDLV, translated from the coding sequence ATGGATAAGCCCAGGTATCCCGACGAACCACAGCAGCCGGTTTCTCGTGCCACCGTACCGGTGCAGTTTATCAAATCCCTGTTCACCGCCTGGGCGGCGTTTTTCCTGGATTGGCTGGTTCTGGAGATACTTATTGATCTTACCGGGCTGGTTCCCAGCATTCTCAAACCCGCGAGCTACATTACCGCACTGATCTTCACCTTCCTGCTGTCAAAATACTGGATATTCAAACCCCGGGGACGGCATGCCACAGCCACCGAATCTCTTCTGTATGTCCTGGGAGCCGTGGTTTCTCTGGGGATTGCCGCAATGAGCATTCATACCCTCTCCGAACGCTATGCCGTTTTGGATTACCGCCTTGCCAACGCACTGGGTATGGCTCTGGTGTTTGTCTGGAATTTTTTCTACCGGAGAGTGGTGGTGTTTCCCGCCTCATCCGCCCCCTCATCCGCAGGTGCCCCGGCAGCAGGACCAGTAGCAGGACCAGTAACAGAAGCAGTAGGAGGACGAATAACAGGACGTGAAACAGCAGCGGGAGATACGGATTTGGTATGA
- a CDS encoding bifunctional phosphopantothenoylcysteine decarboxylase/phosphopantothenate synthase codes for MRTRQILLGVTGSIAAYKSAELVRCFIKAGADVKVVMTPAAGDFITPLTLSSLSKNPVSSAYFDPETGEWDSHVELGLWADAMVIAPASANTLSSMAAGGCDNLLLAAYLSARCPVYAAPAMDLDMYAHPATRRSLSILREDGVRIIEPAEGELASGLSGKGRMEEPETIAARILEDLDNGSRAADAAGSAPGDHDRSDPGPPQLSKSASLKGRKAMVTAGPSYEDIDPVRYIGNRSTGKMGYAIAEALASAGADVTLISGPSRMSTAHPGIRRIDVRSAQQMYEAARDHFPDSDIAVLAAAVADYRPAFPHRHKMKKQSGAMSLELERTVDIAGSLAEIRRDHQFIVGFALETRDEEENALTKLRKKRFDMIVLNSLNTPGAGFAHDTNSVTIYFSDGSREEGALKSKIRVAEDIVCHIVERLPSVSHSGSGVVLKSGLDGSSADESGGRA; via the coding sequence ATGAGAACCAGGCAAATCCTTTTAGGTGTTACCGGAAGCATTGCGGCATACAAGTCCGCCGAACTTGTACGATGTTTTATCAAGGCAGGTGCGGATGTGAAAGTTGTGATGACCCCTGCGGCCGGAGATTTTATCACCCCCCTTACTCTTTCCTCCCTCTCCAAAAACCCGGTGAGCAGCGCGTATTTTGATCCGGAAACCGGTGAATGGGACAGTCATGTTGAACTGGGCCTGTGGGCTGATGCAATGGTGATTGCACCGGCGTCGGCTAATACCCTTTCGTCCATGGCTGCAGGCGGCTGCGACAATCTCCTGCTGGCTGCCTATCTTTCCGCACGCTGTCCGGTGTATGCCGCTCCTGCAATGGATCTTGATATGTATGCCCACCCTGCAACCAGGCGCAGCCTTTCCATACTCCGGGAAGACGGGGTGCGGATTATCGAACCCGCCGAAGGCGAACTGGCCAGCGGACTCAGCGGTAAGGGCCGGATGGAGGAGCCTGAAACTATTGCCGCCCGGATCCTGGAAGACCTGGATAACGGCTCCCGCGCCGCCGATGCTGCCGGTTCAGCTCCCGGGGATCATGATCGTTCTGACCCGGGGCCGCCCCAGTTGTCGAAGTCCGCCTCCCTTAAGGGGCGAAAGGCCATGGTTACCGCCGGCCCCAGCTATGAGGACATAGACCCTGTCCGCTACATCGGCAACCGCTCCACGGGCAAAATGGGCTATGCAATCGCCGAAGCACTGGCATCTGCGGGCGCCGATGTGACCCTGATCAGCGGTCCCTCCCGCATGAGTACCGCCCATCCCGGGATCCGGCGGATCGATGTTCGTTCGGCACAGCAGATGTACGAGGCTGCACGGGATCACTTCCCCGATTCGGATATTGCCGTTCTGGCTGCTGCGGTGGCGGATTACCGCCCGGCCTTTCCCCACCGGCACAAGATGAAAAAGCAGTCCGGAGCCATGAGTCTGGAACTTGAGCGCACCGTGGATATTGCCGGCTCTCTGGCTGAAATCCGCAGGGATCATCAGTTCATTGTGGGGTTTGCTCTGGAAACCCGGGATGAAGAGGAAAATGCCCTCACCAAACTCCGGAAGAAGCGGTTTGATATGATTGTGCTCAACAGTCTCAACACCCCGGGGGCGGGGTTCGCCCACGATACCAATTCGGTAACCATCTATTTTTCCGACGGAAGCAGAGAGGAGGGGGCGCTGAAATCCAAAATACGGGTAGCCGAAGATATTGTCTGCCACATAGTCGAACGCCTCCCTTCCGTTTCTCACAGCGGTTCCGGTGTCGTA